The DNA window CGCCTCGAGCGTGAGAGGGTGCCCGACTTCGGGCGCTACCCGTTCGACATCCCGGCGGTGCGCGACCTCGAGACCCTCGACCTCGACCCGGGGGTGACGTTCTTCATCGGCGAGAACGGGAGCGGCAAGTCCACGCTCCTCGAGGCCATCGCGATCAT is part of the Sandaracinaceae bacterium genome and encodes:
- a CDS encoding AAA family ATPase produces the protein MASFSEACPDLGQPCYDACVEHGFVRGVRLERERVPDFGRYPFDIPAVRDLETLDLDPGVTFFIGENGSGKSTLLEAIAI